One stretch of Anolis carolinensis isolate JA03-04 chromosome 3, rAnoCar3.1.pri, whole genome shotgun sequence DNA includes these proteins:
- the LOC103280551 gene encoding uncharacterized protein C2orf72 homolog — MSSCLGPLVSRAGGRERVLLVGECALPGGKPPSARPWMEALARELFAQEEAAPPPPPPPRPWPTFWPRCRLLLVLFRAASLRSPAKKERLRLRAILLDLRRRLRGGGFPAVVGVAVLTSPEEAGDPEGESARSALLALLRGVFRERKGAAAEETLQAALYDPGGGGGGAGQVQEAACKALSAALSIHADGVEIETQKLPFFLQCLPWGRRRQRRKGQLEADAKKVNEDASQDAEEVVALTSMAPNGNCEDPCGKAGI; from the exons ATGTCGTCGTGTCTGGGGCCGCTGGTgtcgcgggcgggcgggcgggagcGGGTGCTGCTGGTGGGCGAGTGCGCACTCCCGGGAGGGAAGCCGCCTTCGGCCCGGCCCTGGATGGAGGCCTTGGCGCGGGAGCTCTTCGCCCAGGAAGAAGccgctcctcctccgcctcctcctcctcggccttgGCCCACCTTCTGGCCGCGCTGCCGGCTGCTCCTGGTGCTCTTCCGCGCCGCCTCGCTCCGCTCTCCCGCCAAGAAGGAGCGCCTCCGCCTCCGCGCCATCCTGCTCGATCTGCGCAGGCGCCtccggggggggggcttccccgCCGTGGTGGGCGTGGCCGTGCTGACGTCACCAGAAGAGGCGGGAGACCCCGAGGGAGAAAGCGCGCGCTCTGCCCTGCTGGCGCTCCTGCGGGGCGTCTTccgggaaagaaaaggagccgcCGCGGAGGAGACCCTGCAGGCCGCGCTCTACGatcccggaggaggaggaggaggagcgggccAGGTCCAGGAGGCCGCCTGCAAGGCACTCAGCGCCGCCCTCAGCATCCACGCAG ACGGGGTGGAAATCGAGACGCAGAAGCTGCCTTTCTTCTTGCAGTGCCTTCCATGGGGCAGAAGGAGACAGCGGAGAAAAGGGCAATTGGAGGCAGATGCAAAGAAGGTTAACGAAG ATGCCTCTCAAGATGCAGAAGAAGTCGTGGCTTTGACTAGCATGGCGCCCAACGGGAATTGTGAAGATCCTTGTGGAAAGGCAGGCATTTAG